A region of the Apium graveolens cultivar Ventura chromosome 6, ASM990537v1, whole genome shotgun sequence genome:
CCACAGATTCCTCAGTTGATGTACTTCTCTGACCTTGTACTGGAGTGACTGGTTCACTCGTTGATCCTTTGTCTTGTGACCCATTTGACTCTTCAACAAAGAGTTCAACTACAGAGTACGATTCTGTTTCTGGAAACACAACTTCACTACCATTCATTTCTTCCCACGACCAAAATTTGTCCTCCTGGAACACAACATCTCGAATCACATAAATGGTATCCTCCGCTTGCTTTTGTTCCTGGCTCTTTTCCCAAATAAATGACAAGCTTACTTTTTCCATCCAACCTTTGTGCATGCACAACCGGTATCTTCATGTAACATATGCATCCAAACATTTTTATGTTCCCAACATCGGGTTTCTATCTTGTCCAAGCCTCATAAGGCGTCCTTCCATGCAGCACTCATGTTGGCAATCGATTAAGTATGTATACTGAATGCCTAACAGCTTCACCCCACATATAAAATGGTAAATTTGCTCCTTTCAAAAAACTTCGAGTCATGGCAGCCACTGTACGGTTCCTACGCTCCATCACCCTATTTTTTGTTGGAGTGTAAGGGGCCGTATAGTGTCTTTGCACACCAGCATCCTCACAGAATTTCACAAATTCGTTCGAACAAAGCTCTCCACCCGGATCTGTTCTAAATACTTTAATTTTATGATTTGTCTCATTTTTAAAAAAGCAATTTGAATATTTTAAACACACTAAACGCTTCACTTTTCAGTTTTAACATATAAACCCACATCTTCCTAATGTAATCATCAACTAATAAGAGGAAGTACCTATTACCTGCAGGTGTTGAAGGCGAGATTGGTCCACAGATATCTCCATGGATAAGTTCGAGAATTCGTTTGACATAAAGTCAGCTTGAGATGGAAAGGGTTTTCATGTTTGCTTTGACATTAACACCCTTCGCACCTTCTCGTTGGTTGTACTAGTTTTGGGAAACCGTAAGCCATACCTTCCTTTGACATCAATTACATAGCTTGGAAATTGACGTGGCCTAAACGAGCATGCCACGACCATGTATGGTTCTCCATTTTGCTTAACAAACACAATGATGCGATGTCTTTATACAACCTATTCTTAGACTTCTTTACCTTCATTAGCAATCTCTCTTTTTCATCATACACCCACAGGTAATCACACTTATAATAACTCTATGCCCATCGCCAGATAATTGGCCTAAACTGATTATGTTTTTGCATAGACTAGGAATATAATATACTTCCCTTAGCATCTTCTCCTCGCCATTCTTACACTTGAAAGCCACAGTTCCTTTTCCTTTACTACTCACCATTGAACCATCGCCAAATTTGACATCACCGGCTAATCGTTCATCCATAGTTTTTAATTTTCCCCGCTGTCCAGCCATATGATTTGATGCCccattatccaagtaccagaCCTGTAAGTCCTGTTGTTCATTAGCACTCAACCGTAGTTTTGGAACCACTGTCTCCTTTTTGAGCAGCATCGTCTTTGCCATTCGTTTTCCAATCTCAGCAATTAACAACGCTGCTTCATCTACTTGAATCTGAGACAAGTTGACCTCCTTTTGCACGTCCCTTCGAACCTCTCTCCCCCTATGTGGCTTACGACATTCAGCAACAAAGTGTCTATAGGCCTGACAGTTGAAACATCTCAATTTGCTCATGTCCCGTATGGTATAATTCGCACTGGTTCGGGCTCCCTCTTTGCATGTTCTCTTTAACCACTCCTCACGAATCAAAAGCAATTATCCCTCATTGTTTTCCCTTATTCTCCATTCTTCCTCTGTCAATAGAAATTTCTCCTGACTCGTTTCAACCTGTCCACGTAGCCTTTCTCCATGGACTTTCAGTGAACCAATCACCTCTTCTATAGACATCTCCTCCAATTTCCCAAACTGCTCGATGGTCGACGCGATCTGCAGAAATTTGGAGGGAACCGCTCTAAGTAATTTCTTCACCACATATGATTCTCCCATGTTTTCTCCTAATGCTCTGACTTTTGTAACCAATCCATTCAATTTCATATAGATTTCATACAGTTCTTCTGTTTATTTCATGGTTAGGGCTTCGAACTCGCTTTTCAACGTTTGTGCCTTTGCCGCCTTCACCATATCAGCCCCTAGACACATTGTCTTAAGAGTACCCCAAGCTTCTTTAGACATTTTCTTTTCTGCCAGTGCTAATAGATACTCCTCAGGGATACCTTGATAAATGACAGCCAGTGCACGTTTGTCTACCTTCTCTTCAACTGTCCCCTTGGGATCCTTAGTAACTATGGCATCCCACACTCCATGTGCCTGCATAAAAACTCTCATCTTCATAGTCATGATGTGTAGTTGTACTTCGTTAGCTTTGGGTAGCTCAGACCGAACGAGCTTTCCTTGGCCTTGTTCATTTCCATTGATGGTGAACTGGGATTCTCAATTTTGTTTtgatagctctgataccacgtGTAGTATAAACTGGAGCAAATAGAAGTTATAAACGGAAAAAACAAATTGAATTACTTACTTCCATTTGATatcattatatataataattttaatatattattgtTGGGATTCGAACTTACACTCtcttatttaataaaatttagaATTATTTTTACCAATTCTCGTATGAAATATCTAACTGCTCTGATAATTACCCTTAAAAATGAGGGGTAAACTTGACATTTCATGTTATAAACACAAGTTTATAACATGAGATCTTTCGTAACTaacatatattttataattttttaattatttttaattattttaacttTTCTATATTTTTTTAAGTTTTTAACCATGAGCCCATTTTTGACCGATTAACCTAATTTTTGACCGATTAATCCGATTTTTTCCAATTCTTGACCGATTTTTGTAAAAATGATAATTGACATGATTTTTGCTTAATTAGTTCATTTTTTCACCGAACAATGATTAATCACCAATAAATCCCGATTAATCGCCGATTTTTATAACACTGATCGCACTACATTTTATTTTTGTTCTTTTTATTTGCATAAAATTAAACACGAAAAAAAATGTGTGCGATatgataaatatataattaatttaatttaattttttttgattaaattttatattttcaaGAATTGATTTCTAGTTTTTATATTTTCATGAATTGATTTTCTAGTGGGCTTAAGTACAGGGTTCACTTTCATTGATGTTGGCCTCAATTTATAAATCATTTTGATGACCcaaatctaatttcataaattTAAGTTATTATGGAAAGTTGGGGACTGTTCAATTAAACTTGAATATGGGAAAATTATGCAGTGGGTTTCGAGGGGGAGATTGAGGATGTTGGCATTCATAATTATGTGGTTGGCTCCCTCGGATATCGAGGTCTCTCATCAAATATGTGGTTAGGCATCAAATCAAAAGGAATTCAATGGTCATTAAGAAGTGAACAACGGAAGATCAATTTTCCACAACCAACAGGAGAAAGAGAAGCAAGCGGAGGAGAGAAAAAAGGGTAGAGAGAGTCGGAGATGATTATTCCAATTCATTTCGCCAATTCGAAATGTCATCTATGAGGGTATGAACTGTCATATTTATTTTGATGTTTTTCTGAGTGTATAATATTGGTATGACTTCATAACTGAATTTTCTGCATGTATGTGGTCTTAATCTTTACTTCCTTTTTTAATTACAAGACTTGGTTTATGCTAAGAATTTTATGCTTAAAGTTTAAATCTATCTCTTCTTACTTATCTTTTCTAACGCATTATAAATTATAATCTCCGAGACTAAAAACTTTCATTTCATCATACAACTTCAAATATCTAGATATAACACGTGtgtgtttaattttttttttaatttatgcacaAAATAGTTCTTTAGAGTTATAGTCTTGAGAGCTACAAAAATCCTGTACTATTCAAAGTGGGTTGTAGGTAATGTCTGTGAATAGAAGGTAGTTATGTTTTGTAACGAGACTTCCCGCTTAACTTTCCTTTTACATACCGCCTAATCATATATAGTTTGAACATAAATTTTACAGTCAATACTTTGGTTGAGGACCTCCCTGAACCCCTCCCCGAGTCTTCTTAGATTTTATGGCTTTATATGATGACAAACTATGCATGAATATTATATCTACTATCAAACAAGAAGCATATGGATGCGTATTTGCTTGAGAACACATACACGcagagagagaaagagaggggGAGAATAATAATGTCATGTAGAAAAATAAAACCATTAAAAACCTTTAACTATTCCTTCTCTTACTACTGCAACTAATACTAGTGCTACATGTACATATGGAGTGGGTGCGTTGTGTCAAGATTTAAAAAGAGGGCATCTCAATTTATCACAGACGAGGGCGGGCATCTCAATTTACACAGGAGGCGCAAGGGCGGGCGATTTGAGTTCAAAAGTCCTTCAGATCGTTTCAATTAGGTTAAATCACAACTGACAGAGAATCATTGAAGGAGAATTATTTAAGGTTTCGTTGGTTCCTATTCTCAGAAATCATGGATTCCCAGGTATTATTTCCTCTTTCCTTTTCCTTCATTTATTTGTTTAGGTATTATTGACATTGTGCAGTTATGctaatcaatgatatattgtgtagtttctttattatttttgttgtttttaCCGTAATAGGAGTTGTATTAACTGTGTGGATATTATGCTTGCTGATAAATTAACTGTATGCATATTGTGCTTGCTGATAACAATTTTAACCTACTCCTCTCTTTCAATATTAAAGATGCCCGCCCTCATCAAAATTGTTATAATCAGGTCCCAAAAATTTAAAGCAACAGGGTAGAAACTCACGGTGCATGTAGAGCTCTGTCGGCTTTCTGGCATGCCAAGCAGCAACTTCACGTTCgtgctttataaaataattatgcCCCGCCTTTCGTTGTTTTACTTCAATCTCATAGTCATTCCAACCATCTACAATGAGatcaattttttttgaaaatcggGAACTGTTTGCTACAATGTTGTGGCTTGTGATGAACCATAACATAGTAGCAAAAAATTGGAACGAGATCCCTCACAGCTTTGCGATCTCATCTCAGGGGGAAAACCGTCCTGAAATATGGCGTCCATTAAATATCCTATTAAGAGAAAACATGAAAGCATATTGATCAATTTCAAAAAGCATAACAAAAAAAGGAAATTGACACAAGCTTACATCTTCTGAGAATGGCATCATCGATTATAGATCATACTTGGTATAATGGTCGTTCCATTTTCCATTTATTTGATGTATGATTCAGTTTAGCCATGGTTCCCCATTTTTCACAATCTCCGGGGGAACATTCAAATCGATGCCTAGTCTAGTTTGGAACTTCTTTAGCCTTATAATGAAAAATGTTTGTCAAataaagaaaaacaaaaaaaatatcaTAACAAAGAACTAATAATGAAAGAAACATATCAATGGGATAAATATTAACTTACTAGAAGGATCCAAAGGTTTCCATCAATGTTTCCCTTTTCTCCTCCTATGTATCGCCTTATGCCATGGTATATATACGCCAATAGAGCTGCTCCCCAAGCATAACTATCGATTTCTTCCAACTTCTCAATGAACTGAATAAAAACTGAATCAATATCATCCTTGTTGTTGTTCGGAGCAAAAATAGCAAATatgatgacatggaggacatcAATCTTCCGAGTCCGGTAGTCTTTCTCACTATTTGCAGCAATGTTCATTATCGTTGTGGCTGGCACAAAAGTCCTATCATTAAATCTCTGAACATCCGGAAAATGCAGTTGAATCATGTGCGGTTTCAACTAATACTGGTTTACCGCTAATGGGTAAACCAGTAATATGCAGGACGTCCTCCAAAGTGATTCCAAGGACATGTCCGTCAATGTTGAAAATTTGCTTGTTGGAGTCATAATAATTTCCATTTTACATGCTATCCATAAATGATGTTAGCATCTGAGCATCCACATCAATAATGCTAAGAAGCCGAAACAGACAGTTTCGGTTCTCAGTCAATTAGAGATGCTCTTTGAATGGAGAATCATGCCTTCTCGATAATTTGCTGAGTAGAGCGAGCTTTCCAGCTCCTCTCGTGGGCGACACTATTTTATGCTTCTGCAAATTACCAAATAGAAACATAAATTAGTTACATTCTCAGTATATTACAGCTTAAGAAGTTTTTTGCAGCTGCCACATTGACATTAATATTGAAAGAGAGAAGTAGTGAAATTCAGAAGATTTATGTTACTTTAAAATAACAATGACTTAGGTTTTAATTCCGTTTCAAATGTAATATATAAAAACAATTGCAGAGCACACAAAATCAATATATATAGATAACAAAGTGATAGACAGAAGGTCAgaatgtaataataataataaattatataatcCAATTAAAAGAAGGGGACACAACCAAACTATGCACAATATAATTCCTCACTGCCTTCACACATTTACATAATCTAAATTACTCGAACGAATCAATACACGAAATATGCTCTCTTGTACAGAATATACTGTGAAATTTGATTAGCTTTCCTACTTCATACTGCATCTCTACTATACTCTGAAAATCTTATAAACAAAGTTCAACTAATCGAAAACTACTTTGTGCTATATATTAAACGATTATCTAAGTTTATTTAAGTTCAATCATAACTTGACAATTCATTTATTTAGTTGTTTCAACGATTATCTAGCATCAAATGAAGAAATAACAAGTAATTCTCTTGACTCACTTGATTAACACAATTAAACGAAGAAACGATTAACACAATCATTACAACAATTAAAATTTCAAACATAAATGCTAATTCGAATAATTCAAACATAAACCCTTGACTCACTTGATTCTCTTGATCCATGTATTCAGTAGTTTTCAATGGGTTTGTTCTGCCCGTGATTACAATAAGGATGTCTGCCGGTGGTTGCCTATATGGCACAAACACAAGTAAAAATAACCTAAATGGCAATCCGGCTAGAAAATGGCCCAAAATAGCACCTAGCTATTTATCCAGTCGATTTCTAATCATGCTCATAGTTTATTTGGATAAATTTCTTTTTATGAAGTCACACTAGCACTCTAGCCCTTTCTTCTATAATTCATTATAGCAGTCACACAAGGATATAAAAATCACATAGTAGTAAGAGAAGGCCTGCGCTTTGTAGCTATCAACTAATTTTCCATTTGACCGAGATTATAATAGCCTATATAAATGTCTCTTTCACTAATAAAAAAGGAACCCTCTCAATTTACTTAATTGTCACTCAGTTCATGTCCACCCATATAAATTCATCAGCAAGCACAATATCCACACAGTTAATAAAACTCCTATTGCGGcaaaaacaacaaaaataataaagaaacTACACAATATATCGTTGATTAGCATAACTGCACAATGTCAATAACACCTAAACAAATAAATGAAAGAAGGGAAAATAATACCTACGTATCTATAATTTCTGAGAATAGGACCAACGAAACCCAAAATAATTCTCGTTCAATGATTCTCTGTCAATAATGATTTAACCTAATTGAAACGATCCGAAGGACTTTTGAACTCAAATCGCCCGCCCTTGCGCCTCCTGTGTAAATTGAGATGCCCGCCCTCGTCTGTGATAAATTGAGATGCCCTCTTTTTAAAATCTTGACACAACGCACACACCCCATATGTACATGTAGCACTAGTATTAGTTGCAGTAGTAAGAGAAGGAATAGTTTAAGGTTTTTAATGGTTTTATATTTCTACATGGCATTATTATTCCcccttctctttctctctctgCGTGTACGTGTTTTAAGCAAATACGCATCCCTATGTTTCTTGGGGAGGGGTTTAAAGAGGTCCTCAGCCAAAGTATTGACTCTAAAATTTATGTTCAAACTATATATGATTAGGCATGGCATGTAAAAGGAAATTTAAGCGGGGAAGTCTCGTTACAAAACATAGCTACCTTCTATTCACAGACATTACCCACAACCCACTTTGAATAGTACAGGATTTTTGTAGCTCTCAAGACTATAACTCTAAAGAACTATTTTTTtgcataaataaaaaaaaaattaaacacaCACGTGTTATATCTAGATATTTGAAGTTGTATGATGAAATGAAAGTTCTTAGTCTCGGAGATTATAATTTATAATGCATTAGAAAAGATAACTAAGAAGAGATAAATTTAAACTTTAAGCATAAAATTATTAGCATAAACCAAGCCTTGTAATCAAAGAGGGAAGAAGATCACATACATGGAGAAAATCCAGTTCTGAAGTCATACCAATATTATACACTCAGAAAAACATTAAAATAAAGATGACAGTTCATACCCTCATAGATGACATTTCGAATTGGTGAAATTAATTGAAATAATTATCTCCGACTCTCTCTACCTTTTTCCTCTCCTCCACTGGCTTCGCTTTCTCCTTTCGATTGTGGAGAATTGATCTTCCGCTGTTCACTTCTTAATGACCATTGAATTCCTTTTGATTTGATGCATAACCACCTATTTGATGAGAGACCTCGATATCCGAGGGAGCCAACCACATAATTATGGATGCCAACATCCTCAATCTCCCCCTCGAAACCCTCTGCATAATTTTCCCATATTCAAGTTTAATTGAACAGTCCCCAACTCCCCGTAATAAGTTAAATTTGTGAAATTAGATTTGGGTGAAATAATTTATAAATTGAGCCCAATATCAATAAAAGTGAACCCCGTACTTAAGCCCATTAGAAAATCAATTCATCAAAAATATAAAAACTAGAAATCAATTCatgaaaatataaaatttaatcaaaaaaataaattaaatcaattatatatTTATCATATCGCACACATTTTTTTCGTGTTTAATTTTATGCAAATAAAAAGAACAAAAATAAAATGTAATGCGATTAGTGttataaaaatcaaaaattaatcGGGATTATTGGTGATTAATCTTTGTTCGGTGAAAAAATGAACTGATTAAGAGAAAATCATGTTAATTATCATTTTTCACAAAAATCGGTCAATAATCGAAAAAAATCGGATTAATCGATCAAAAATCAGGTTAATTGGTCAAAAACCGGGCTCATGGTTAAAAAATATAGAAAGGTTAAAAATGATTGTGCTTTTTTTGTAGTGGTCATGATGAGGCTTTTCATTGAGCAAGCACCTCCAAGATTCAAAATGGAAAATTTACAAATGGTACTTAGTTattctctcaatctctctctcatAAACACACATTTATAATCTATACTGTATGTCTGATTCTCAAGTTTCCACAGGCAGAATTGTTACCTTCTCTGTTGACTTGTGCCTTGGAGTTTTTTGACAGGCGTAATAATGTGTTTTATATCAATGAA
Encoded here:
- the LOC141666381 gene encoding uncharacterized protein LOC141666381; the encoded protein is MGESYVVKKLLRAVPSKFLQIASTIEQFGKLEEMSIEEVIGSLKVHGERLRGQAYRHFVAECRKPHRGREVRRDVQKEVNLSQIQVDEAALLIAEIGKRMAKTMLLKKETVVPKLRLSANEQQDLQVWYLDNGASNHMAGQRGKLKTMDERLAGDVKFGDGSMVSSKGKGTVAFKCKNGEEKMLREVYYIPSLCKNIISLGQLSGDGHRVIISVITCGCMMKKRDC